A genomic stretch from Bdellovibrionota bacterium includes:
- a CDS encoding DUF1904 family protein, with the protein MPHIRLKCISEKNVKSLSKTLPKELARAMDTSEDNFSFELVPNTFYTNGKSTKSYPFIEVHWFERSQDIKVKSTKIITDQIKALTKAKDIVVVYIPIEKSDYFENEKNF; encoded by the coding sequence ATGCCACACATTCGTTTAAAATGTATTTCTGAAAAAAATGTTAAAAGTTTAAGTAAAACCTTACCCAAAGAACTAGCTAGGGCCATGGATACCAGTGAAGATAATTTTTCTTTTGAGCTGGTTCCCAATACTTTCTATACGAACGGCAAATCTACAAAATCGTATCCATTTATAGAAGTGCATTGGTTTGAAAGATCACAAGACATTAAAGTGAAATCCACAAAGATCATTACAGACCAAATCAAAGCTCTAACAAAGGCTAAAGACATCGTTGTAGTCTATATCCCCATTGAAAAATCAGATTATTTTGAGAACGAAAAAAATTTTTAG
- the arfB gene encoding alternative ribosome rescue aminoacyl-tRNA hydrolase ArfB: protein MKWVSRIPYNEFTFEFARSGGPGGQHVNKTNSAAILRWDVDATLAFSEDQKVKLQTKLKLNQESEVVIRSEEHRDQEKNKKRCLEKLDSLIEKALFVHKKRKPTKPSRSQKEKRIKSKKIRSEVKKSRTNKDW, encoded by the coding sequence ATGAAGTGGGTGAGCAGAATTCCATACAATGAATTTACTTTCGAGTTTGCCAGAAGTGGTGGGCCAGGAGGGCAGCACGTCAATAAAACTAATTCTGCGGCAATCTTGCGCTGGGATGTAGATGCAACTCTTGCTTTCTCCGAAGATCAAAAAGTAAAACTACAAACTAAACTCAAATTGAATCAAGAATCGGAAGTTGTTATTCGCTCGGAAGAACACCGTGACCAAGAAAAAAACAAAAAAAGATGTTTAGAAAAATTAGATTCCTTAATAGAAAAAGCTCTTTTTGTGCATAAAAAAAGGAAGCCCACTAAGCCTTCGCGGTCTCAAAAAGAAAAACGAATCAAATCCAAGAAAATTAGATCTGAAGTGAAAAAATCTAGAACCAATAAAGATTGGTAA
- the nadA gene encoding quinolinate synthase NadA: MLDIRQEILNLKKEKGALILAHFYEDGEIQELADHVGDSYFLAETGMNSDANIILLAGVVFMGESVKILSPDKKVIVPDLKAGCSLVTSSPFAKYKAWKDAHPNSVMMTYINSSAEVKSISDVICTSSNAEKILKAIPKDKTILFGPDKNLGGWLSKKYGRPMELWEGTCEVHVLFTAKELYKLKTENPDAVVIAHPECNPDVLEYAEVIGSTSRLLKEVETNPAKKFIVATEDGIFHQMKKLRPDVELIQAPTGTHCACNQCPYMKLNTLEKIRNSLATLSPEVKLAPEMIKNARVSLQRMVDITQGKSVTWD, from the coding sequence ATGTTGGACATTAGACAAGAAATTTTAAATCTCAAGAAAGAAAAGGGTGCCTTAATCTTAGCGCACTTCTATGAGGATGGAGAAATTCAAGAGCTTGCGGATCATGTGGGCGATAGTTATTTTTTGGCTGAGACTGGGATGAATAGTGATGCAAATATTATTCTTTTGGCTGGTGTGGTTTTCATGGGTGAAAGTGTAAAGATCCTTTCCCCTGACAAGAAAGTAATTGTTCCAGATTTAAAGGCAGGATGTTCGCTTGTAACTTCTTCTCCTTTTGCCAAATACAAAGCCTGGAAAGATGCTCACCCAAACTCTGTAATGATGACTTACATCAACTCAAGTGCCGAAGTAAAATCAATCTCTGATGTTATATGTACGTCTTCTAATGCCGAGAAAATTTTGAAAGCTATTCCTAAAGATAAAACTATTCTTTTTGGACCTGATAAGAACCTTGGGGGATGGTTATCTAAAAAATATGGTCGGCCCATGGAGCTCTGGGAAGGGACTTGCGAAGTGCATGTTCTCTTTACAGCTAAAGAACTTTATAAATTAAAAACTGAAAATCCAGATGCCGTGGTCATTGCACATCCAGAATGCAATCCTGATGTATTGGAATACGCTGAGGTTATAGGATCCACATCAAGATTACTCAAAGAAGTGGAAACAAACCCTGCGAAGAAATTTATAGTGGCGACAGAGGATGGAATTTTCCATCAAATGAAAAAATTGCGTCCAGATGTAGAACTGATTCAAGCCCCGACAGGAACTCACTGCGCCTGTAATCAATGTCCTTACATGAAACTCAATACCTTAGAGAAAATAAGAAACAGTCTTGCAACATTATCCCCAGAAGTAAAACTAGCGCCAGAAATGATTAAAAACGCGAGGGTTTCACTTCAAAGAATGGTAGATATCACCCAAGGAAAATCAGTCACTTGGGACTGA
- a CDS encoding ADP-ribosylation factor-like protein encodes MSFINKKAKEIHCKIVYYGPSLGGKTTNVQWIYHKTQTEQKNKLITLNTNNERTLFFDFLPLNVGDINGYKTRFHIYTVPGQVVYDASRKLILKGLDGIVFVADSQKERMEENIESIKNLKTNLKQQGYDIEKVPLVIQYNKRDLTNAVPIQELRYALNLYNSPDFEAVASTGEGVEETFVTIAKKIVTILKGNEA; translated from the coding sequence ATGTCGTTCATCAATAAGAAAGCTAAGGAAATTCACTGCAAAATAGTTTATTACGGCCCTTCTCTGGGTGGCAAAACTACTAACGTACAATGGATTTACCACAAGACTCAAACCGAACAAAAAAATAAGCTCATCACTCTCAACACAAATAATGAGAGGACTTTGTTCTTTGACTTTCTACCTCTCAATGTAGGCGATATTAATGGTTACAAAACAAGATTTCATATCTACACCGTCCCCGGACAAGTGGTTTACGATGCCTCGAGAAAGCTAATCTTAAAAGGTTTAGATGGCATTGTTTTCGTAGCTGATTCTCAAAAAGAACGCATGGAAGAGAACATTGAGTCTATCAAAAACCTCAAAACAAATCTAAAGCAACAAGGCTATGACATTGAAAAAGTTCCACTTGTCATTCAATACAATAAGAGAGACCTTACGAACGCAGTTCCAATTCAGGAGTTAAGATACGCACTCAATCTTTACAACTCTCCTGACTTTGAAGCCGTGGCCTCAACTGGAGAAGGTGTAGAAGAAACATTTGTGACTATAGCCAAAAAAATCGTCACCATCCTTAAAGGGAACGAAGCCTAG
- the recR gene encoding recombination mediator RecR: MTELKSLKRLINEFSKLPGIGEKTAQRLAYFVLKKGNVFSQSFVEAIQEVETQIHTCHQCFSFTESESLCNICENQKRDSTKICVVEEPFDIMKIESSQSFHGLYHVLHGTIAPLEGVQPDHLKIRELMERIDKSSTKIQEVILALDADIEGDTTALYLTKLLHAKEVKATRLAYGVPFGSDIDYIDKRTLGKAIENRVEL, from the coding sequence ATGACAGAATTAAAATCTCTTAAGAGACTCATCAATGAATTTTCAAAACTTCCGGGCATCGGCGAAAAAACAGCTCAGAGATTGGCTTACTTTGTTCTAAAGAAGGGAAATGTCTTTTCTCAATCTTTTGTAGAAGCTATTCAAGAAGTAGAAACACAGATCCATACCTGTCACCAGTGCTTTAGTTTTACGGAAAGCGAAAGTCTCTGTAACATTTGTGAAAATCAAAAAAGAGATTCTACAAAAATTTGTGTGGTCGAAGAGCCTTTCGACATCATGAAAATTGAATCTTCACAGTCTTTCCACGGTCTCTACCATGTTCTTCACGGAACGATTGCCCCCCTAGAAGGCGTGCAACCTGATCACTTGAAGATCAGAGAATTGATGGAAAGAATCGATAAATCTTCTACCAAAATCCAAGAAGTGATTTTGGCTTTAGATGCGGATATCGAGGGCGACACAACAGCTCTTTATCTCACTAAACTTTTGCACGCTAAAGAAGTTAAAGCGACAAGACTTGCCTACGGAGTTCCTTTTGGCTCCGATATTGATTATATTGATAAAAGAACTTTGGGTAAGGCCATTGAGAATCGCGTGGAGCTTTAA
- a CDS encoding YbaB/EbfC family nucleoid-associated protein: MKNFPGGMQSFMKQVQQMQNKAEKVQNELKEREFDGTAGGGAVKVKANGSYQLTSVIIDPAVFKDGDAEMLQDLVITAANDALKTANKTTEDEMSKLTGGMKIPGMF; the protein is encoded by the coding sequence ATGAAGAATTTCCCAGGTGGAATGCAAAGTTTCATGAAGCAAGTTCAGCAAATGCAAAATAAAGCTGAAAAAGTACAAAATGAACTCAAAGAACGTGAGTTTGACGGCACCGCGGGTGGCGGAGCGGTTAAAGTAAAGGCCAATGGGTCTTACCAACTCACCTCAGTAATCATTGACCCTGCTGTTTTTAAAGACGGTGATGCCGAAATGCTTCAAGATCTCGTGATCACGGCAGCAAATGATGCTTTAAAAACTGCAAATAAAACAACCGAAGACGAAATGTCTAAACTTACTGGTGGAATGAAAATCCCAGGAATGTTCTAA
- the dnaX gene encoding DNA polymerase III subunit gamma/tau, protein MSYQVIARKYRPQSFQDLVGQDHISQTLINALKADRFPHALLFSGTRGVGKTSSARVLAKTLICPNSQDFKPCNQCTACQDITNGSHMDVIEIDGASNNGVDSIRELRETVGYMPSSGKFKVYIIDEVHMLSTSAFNALLKTLEEPPAHVIFIMATTEAQKIPITILSRCQRFDFRRISTRLIQSHLEKICKAENVKFDQEALWTLARLADGSMRDSLSLLDQVINFTNAQVTLEKVTDVLGITDRNLLASTLKSLIDRDLSAIVQTIEKIFSSGYDPIVFCQNLLEEIRHLLFVKVSEKPTELLDLSDGEIQSLKQLSSNVSQEDVHLLFDMCLKGAQDLMRAQSPRIVLEMLLMRMAQAPRIEDIDSFVSGGQDKPITKPSGPTRVEHKPVDSKSAIAQALQATKASAVEVKKSHSTLSSSTLVSDVRVLTPDLGDSKRSDVGTPTSETSIVFNKDKSLSENWISFVERSKKIVPSVGALLEHSALSYLDGNRMVLSVPEKEKFFYEQLKDSKQALKVKDLVQKIWNLNVHLTVQTHVETEATTVSPQAVKIQQEKTSAQQTREQVENHPAIQNLQKTFKGKIHNIREL, encoded by the coding sequence ATGTCTTATCAAGTCATTGCAAGAAAATATCGTCCGCAGTCCTTTCAAGATCTAGTTGGTCAAGATCACATCAGTCAAACTTTAATCAATGCTTTAAAAGCTGACCGCTTTCCGCACGCACTTTTGTTTTCTGGAACACGCGGAGTTGGAAAAACCTCTTCAGCTCGTGTTTTAGCCAAGACCTTGATCTGTCCCAATTCTCAAGATTTCAAACCTTGTAATCAATGTACTGCCTGCCAAGATATCACTAACGGCTCTCACATGGACGTTATTGAAATTGACGGAGCATCCAACAACGGTGTGGACTCAATTCGCGAACTTCGTGAGACCGTCGGATATATGCCATCGAGTGGAAAGTTTAAAGTTTACATCATCGATGAAGTTCACATGCTTTCGACGAGTGCCTTCAACGCACTTTTAAAAACTCTCGAAGAGCCTCCTGCTCATGTGATTTTCATCATGGCGACAACAGAAGCTCAGAAAATTCCAATTACAATTTTATCTAGATGCCAGAGATTTGATTTTAGAAGAATTTCTACAAGACTCATTCAAAGCCACCTTGAAAAAATATGTAAGGCTGAGAATGTGAAGTTTGATCAAGAAGCTCTTTGGACACTTGCAAGACTTGCAGATGGCTCAATGAGAGATTCTTTGAGCTTACTAGATCAAGTGATTAACTTTACAAACGCTCAAGTGACTTTAGAAAAAGTAACGGACGTGCTAGGAATCACAGATAGAAATCTTTTGGCTTCCACTCTAAAATCTTTAATCGATCGTGATCTCAGTGCGATTGTGCAAACTATCGAAAAGATTTTTTCATCTGGCTATGATCCTATTGTATTCTGTCAGAATCTCTTAGAAGAAATTAGACACTTATTATTCGTGAAAGTTTCCGAAAAGCCAACGGAGCTTTTGGATTTGTCGGATGGTGAAATTCAAAGTTTAAAGCAATTAAGTTCAAACGTTTCTCAAGAAGATGTTCATCTTCTTTTTGATATGTGCCTGAAGGGTGCTCAAGATCTTATGCGCGCTCAGAGCCCAAGAATTGTTCTTGAGATGTTACTTATGAGAATGGCCCAGGCGCCGAGAATTGAAGATATTGATAGCTTTGTTTCTGGTGGACAAGATAAACCCATCACAAAACCTTCAGGACCAACACGCGTAGAGCATAAACCTGTAGATAGTAAATCAGCGATTGCGCAGGCACTTCAGGCTACTAAGGCTTCCGCGGTCGAAGTTAAAAAATCACATTCTACTCTATCTTCGTCGACCTTGGTTTCGGACGTTAGAGTACTAACGCCCGACCTTGGGGATTCTAAAAGATCGGATGTTGGCACTCCAACATCCGAAACTTCCATCGTTTTTAACAAAGATAAATCATTGTCTGAGAATTGGATTTCTTTTGTTGAGAGATCGAAAAAAATTGTTCCTAGCGTTGGGGCCTTGCTTGAACACTCGGCTCTTTCTTATCTTGATGGGAATAGAATGGTTTTGAGTGTTCCCGAAAAAGAAAAATTCTTCTACGAACAATTGAAGGATTCAAAACAAGCACTCAAGGTGAAAGATTTAGTACAAAAAATCTGGAATTTGAATGTTCATTTGACAGTGCAAACTCATGTGGAAACTGAGGCGACAACAGTCTCCCCTCAGGCTGTGAAAATACAACAAGAGAAAACTAGCGCCCAACAAACCCGAGAACAGGTTGAAAACCATCCCGCAATTCAAAACTTACAAAAAACTTTTAAAGGCAAAATACACAACATTCGAGAATTATAG